The window TTGGCCATCTCTTGGGCCTGAAACAGGATTCCTAAACAAAAGCATAGGAACTAAAATCCTGAAAAGGGCTGCAGATAATACTGCCTCTGTAATCCACAATCTTAGTTTTCCCACTTTCAGTGTTTAAAATGGAAGTAAACACATCTGAAcagctttaaatattttcatgtattttatttttaaaacacttaaaatttTGCAAGCTAGCAGTAAAATATTGCCCTTAATATTTTACTAATTAGCACCGTATAGCTTTTAAAGCTACCTGGAACATTGTTTCACTGTAAATGACTGTAAAATAAGATGTCAAATTAGTCTCAACATAAGATCATAAattaaatcattattttttttggCTCTAGGCacatatgtgtactttaaagatgaATTTAACTACATTAATGTATTTGGCCAATCTAAAACTCAAAGTATAATAGTTTAAAGCAGCACTTAATCTTTGAAATTATTCTAAAAAAGCATATAAAGAAATTGAGAAatcagctataaaaaaaaaaggtcactcctttactttttaaaaatctcttaatATTTGGAAGAATAACAAAATAACTTGGTGAAAAAGTCCTTTGGTGCAAAGATCAGTTTAAACATATGGTTTAGCATACACCATTCTCATGCTTTGCTTATTAGCAGCCTTACCAAAAAGCCACAGAAAGGTCTGGAACAACTCACAGCGACAGCTGAAAGGCTGAAATAAAATTGCTTAGTGCTAAAAAGATCCCACGTTCAGTTGTGTAGTTTTAAATGGAAGCCTAGACATTTAACCACTATGTTAATGTTctcatctgaagaaaaaaaactttcaaaaagttagaaaaaaattaattacacCCAAATTACttccacatatttttaaaaaggacatttcATTTCCTATATTCTGATAAAAGCACTCCACAGGCTACGGCAATGGAGTCCAGAGCCACAAACGACTGCTCACTAGCACTCCTGCCTTGCATACCGGTAGAATCAAGTCCAGTTTTGCCATCTGTGGATGACTATGACAAGATACAAAAGCATGTGTTTGCCATAAATAGCTCTGGCTAATAGCAAAGAGCGCACACTGAGCAGATCAAGTTCTCTATAAGGAAGGAGAACGCTCGGGACCACAGCCAAATCCCATTACTAATGTTTAAGACTGCTATACTATTTTCTCCTCCAATTCAATTTggaaaagatattaaggaattgtggcTGAAACAGACTTTCCTAAATATCACAATCATCATTAAACCTTTGAATGacattttacaaattattttcattatgaCCAAGTAATAAAACATCCTATTCATCCGACTCAATTATTTATAACTTAACTCTGAATTAATCTCCTAATTTATCTAGAGAACAAATTAAGTGGAGTATGCCAAAGTGCAGAAAAATTTTGATCTCCATATTGTAACATAAACATTTGTAAAAGTACCACTCTTTTAATGATTGTATATAAGTgattttaagatattttaaaccaaagattaaaggaaaaaaattccaaatacCAGTGCAGAGCTTAGTCACCATTTACCCTAAACTTTCACATAATAATTTGCAAAATTTCCAAGGAAAACAAGGCAACATTCTGTAATCTGCCACAATTTTTATTGCAACGTGGCCACTTTTATGAGGGCAGGGAGTTTGATCTCAAAACAATGTTCCATTTAAGGCTCTTTTATACAGAAATTGCCATCATGACTGATATTCAAAATATCTGTAGTGTTTCAAGACTCATATGGTAAACATAAAACTCCTATAATTATACAGTAGTGTACACTCATTGGGAATCCAAAGACATCAACACAGCTATTCCTTTGAAGAAAATATGCAGGTAAGAAAAATGAACACTGAGATACTAGGATAAATTGAGGACAGGTAATGAAACTTAATTGGCATTCTTTATAAGGGACTAAACGCATTACAAAATAAAAGTGCTTTTAACCAATAGTGTTAAACCTGTGCTGCCATGTCACAATAGGCGAGCCAAGGCGGGTGAGGTGTGTGACTGCTCCAGTGCCGCAGAGAACTGTGATCAAGTGCAGCTCGACTATAAATAATACTGAAACAAGTTTCCCATATGACCAGTGGAGAATACTTTCAAGGCATTCAATTAGCTCACCCTCTGTAGTACTCTAAGCTATTCACGCTGACAATCCGTTGTAGTGCTCACGCAAGGAAGGCATGGAACCAGTTGTTTTGGCTAAAATAGGACGGGAAGGCATTCCTTGGGATCTACAGAAAGTAACCATATGAAACAGTCTAATGGCGATCACTGACAGGCTTCTtatattcactcattcattgtGTTGAACGGGACCAGTGGAAAgggaataaacaaaaaacaaaacctaatacAATTCCAGTGGACTGAGCTGGAGAAATAAATGTAAGCCCCTTAAGATCAAATGGCACTTGGCTATTATTTTACAGTGGCTTTCCTTCCAGGGAAACTACAACACTGCCTCCCAGTTTCTCTCCCAGTGTCGAGCGGTCCTTAATATCGTCCAAGCCATTTACTTGCCACTCATGTTTAatacctaaaaagaaaaaaaagcaaaacccgtTAACCTTACAATCAAGAAAAAGTCACTTTATTCTGTACAAAACAATCAATGTTTATACctgtaaatttctttttaatggcATCTTTAGAGCTAGCATAAATCATCTTGCTTTTTAACGGTGCACTTTCAGGAGCCCTACGGGGGAGAAAATGttgaatttcaaaagaaaaacaaaggcaaaaaccgactatgataataataataatccttgcatttttaaaagtacgttttttcttttgtttttacacaCCAGAATATAAATACTAGGTCTTCTTTCTTAGACTCTTTTGTTTCGTATGTGGCATCGTACAAAGCATATCGGCAAtcattcagaggtagcaacttcACAAAAGATGTGTAGGGGTCCTCTACAGTATCACCAATGTCACCCACCAAGATCTGCTTTGCTTCCTCTACAATTATTTGTCTTTTGTCATCGCTTAAACAGAAGAgaactgctttctttctttttttgatctCCTCCTGGGTAGAAGATTTTCTTACTTTCATATCATTAAAAACTTTGATGACTTCATCATTCACTGTAACTCCAGATgcctgaaaacaaacaaaggatGGGAATTTAGAACAAGGATTTTGATTTTAACCAAAACCGTTGACTACTAACAAGGCTTCAACTTCAGTCTGGCCAGACTATTAAAAACTGCACCAAACAACGTAAGCGGTCCTATTAGATCGGTCACATTTAAATATCAGAAGATACGGCCAAAATGTCTAACTCATACTGCCCATTCATCCTTCTTAAAGGAGTATGGAGAGAAACGCTAAcgggaggtgggaagggacaAATAGAGTTGAGCCATGCCTGAAATGTTTCCTATTTCACTGGGTGATGTCAGAGCTTCAGGAGCAGCAGCAAAAATACCTTCTGTATTGTGTCAACTCTGCGGGCCTTAAAAAACACTCCAGGATTTCAGTTAACGcttctactattttttttttctttaaagccgTCTTAGCCACTGCTGCTtccacagaaggaaagagaatcaAGTGTAAACTCCAACCGCTGCGGCTTACAGCAAAAACGCCCCACCGCCCATTGGCAGCCGCTTTGAAACTAACGGGTCCAGTGAAAAGGCTTCCTACGGCGAGAAAGCGTTTTAAAATAGGTTTCTACCTGCTCAAATCTCCTCAGAGTGGTGTTATGGCGGGCCTCCTAGACCCTCACCCAGAAGCTTCTGGGCACGTACCAACCTTAAAGCGCGCGAGTTAAAAACATTAAGCCGCGCAGGGCTGAGCAGCACGCGGAGCCGTGGCCCAAGGAGCGACCCTCTCGCGCCAGGCCTGCGCCAGGCTCTCCCGCCTCAGGACTCCGAGCGGCCCGCTTGTCGCAGGGCCTCGAGCCCCCGGCCCGCAGCGCGGAAGCGCCCACCGCACAGGCCCAGGCAGGGTAAGATGGCGGCCGCGCGGGGCTCCGCGCCGCGCCCAGCATCCCCCGCCAGCGCGCCCACCTTACCATAGTGCCCGCGGCTGAGGTTGCTGCGGCAGCGGCGGCTACGGCTCCGGCTCGGTGGCACTGGAATGAGAAGAAGGAGGGGCCGGCGGCGGGCAGCAGAGAGTGCAGGGGACGCCGGGAGCTGCAGCCGGGCGGGCGGCGGGCTGGAGGGCCGCAGGGCGGGCGGGGCGGTCACGTGGTCCGGCCCCGCCCCCCGCCGCCGGCCGGTGTCCTCCGCCTGACCCCCGAGCTCCAGAACCGCTAGAAGAACAACGCAGTGGCGGCGGGAGCCCTGATGCTGGACGTAGCGACCATCCGGGTTCGTCGCTCGAGCGGTTCGCGGGCTCCGGGCGCTGCTCCGTGGTTGCGACGAGAGGAAACGGGGTGCGGTGGTAGAGTAGAGCTCCTTGCTTCATTCACCTGTGCTTTTCACTGAAAGGGTCAGCATTGTAACATTTCGGGTTCCTTTTGGAAAGCCCCAACTTTGAATGAATCGCTTAgatctttctcttctttgtgtgtttgaatggagacaggatctcatttgGAGCCTTTGCAGGTCTCTTGATACATGATGTAGCtgcagatgaccttgaactgatcaTGCCTCCATCCTGcaggtgttgggattacaggcaagcaCCGTCTCCCTGGGTTTAGACCCCTCTTATCACTAAAAGGAGAACAAACACTGTAAATATTACCTCAGTGATTGAAGTACTAAGCAAAGGCAGAATGAGAAGCAGGGGTGTTGGCTTACACCTGTAATCCTGCAAGAAGAGGGAGAAGTCACAAAATGCTCTGGAGATACCTTGGACAGAATTATAACCCAAGTAAGAACAGAAGCTACTAGAGTTACATTTCTTTTCCCCTGTAAATGGGATGTATTGAGATTACTAGAagaatacctctctctctctctctctctctctctctctctctctctctctctctctctctgtgtgtgtgtgtgtgtgtgtgtgtgtgagagagagagagagagagagagagagagagagagagagagagagagaatgctatgGCACACATGAAGAAGGTCAAAAAGACAATTCATGGGAGtcatttctcctctctcctgtggACCCTGGGAATTAAACTTGAGTCATCAAGCTTGGTAGTACCCTGTACCCATGTCAGGCAGCACACATgtgacttcagctccaggggctctgactccctcttctagcttccataagcacctgcacatgtgcacacacataaaaaataaatataaaagaatccTTTTAGTTTtactcatgcacatgtgtgtgtgtatctgtgtgaaggtcgactatgtgtgtgcaggtggccAGAAGAGGTATGTTCACCGGAGCTAGAGTTGCAGGCCCTCATGAgctgcctgatatgggtgctgggaaccaaacttgggtcctttcttagagcaggaagtgctcttaagtgctgagctatctcttcagacacacacacacacacacacacacacacacacacacacacacacacacacccctttctctgtgtatccctggcagtagtcttggaactcactctgtagaacaggctgtcctcagacttggagatctgcctgcctctgcctccccagcacagggattaaaggcgtgcaccaccaccacccttttgtttatttatttttaaagcatacaCATTTCTTTCATATGTTTTATATAACAGGAGGAGTTGTAATAAAAATGAGGCTCATGACAACACCTGCTTATAGTTTTGTCTTCTTAAGAATGAGTGcttgcgggttggggatttagctcagtggtagagcgcttgcctagcaagcgcaaggccctgggttcagtccccagctctgaaaaaaaaaaaaaaaaagaatgagtgctTGCTGGGGATGGGGGAAGAATTTGGGAGGGGTGACTGGGTTGGgggcaggatataaagtgaataagtaaaaaaaaaattaaatgaaaataaaaaaagaggaagagtgcTTGCTTTTAGGAATTGTATAGTGAAGTCCTATGTAGGACAGCTGGCATCAAATAAGTAAGCCAAGAGTAGAAATTCTTTTCTCATCCACTATTCTAGTAAAGCCTATTGCTGACCCAGTGCAACTTGTCCTTTAAAAAGTTATTACTCttttgagaccgggtctcacTACATGTGTAGCACTGACTGGtctgaatttgctatgtagaccaggttagcctacagagatctgcctgcttctgcatcctgagttctgtgattaaaggtgtgctggCCTATTTTATTAGTTGGTGCCATTACGACTTATGCATCATCTGTTGtcatcttcctctgccttctgcctctgctgtACGGAAGCTTTTAACCTCGCACGATCTATTTGTCAGCCATTGGCATCATTTCCTGAGGTTTTGGAATCCTTTTTAGAGAATCCTTGTCTAGGCTTATATCTTGAAActttttcctatatttttctcTAGCAGTTTCAAAGTTTGGAGTCTCACATGAAGGTTTTTGATCCATCTTAAATTTGCATGTtcgtatatatatatagagagaccaTTTTCCTCTATGTGGAAATCCAGTTTCCTGAGATCATTTGCTTAACAACCTTTTCCCCAAAGTACTTCAAATTCTTTTCATTGAGATTTTATAGACTTTTATTTTACGCACATGAGTTATTTGACTGTATGTATCATATCTGTgcactgtggaggtcagagagggcaccagttccctagaactggagttacagatggtcatgaactGCCATGCAGggcctggggatcaaacccaggtcttttggaaaagcagccagtgctcttaattactgagccatctttctagttccTCAATATGTGTGTTTGGCATCTTTATCCAAGTTAGACAACtatagttgggtttttttttgtttttgaacctAGTGTTCTATTGGTCTGTATGTCTACATGTCTTTGCCGTTTTGTTACTGTGACAGACCAAGTATTTGAGACTAAGTCTTCTAATAACTCCAGAAACACTCTTTGTTCTTGGGGTTGCCCTTTatagttttgtaaataaagtcaTTGAATTTTAAGATGGAT is drawn from Rattus norvegicus strain BN/NHsdMcwi chromosome 6, GRCr8, whole genome shotgun sequence and contains these coding sequences:
- the Cfl2 gene encoding cofilin-2 isoform X1; this translates as MKVRKSSTQEEIKKRKKAVLFCLSDDKRQIIVEEAKQILVGDIGDTVEDPYTSFVKLLPLNDCRYALYDATYETKESKKEDLVFIFWAPESAPLKSKMIYASSKDAIKKKFTGIKHEWQVNGLDDIKDRSTLGEKLGGSVVVSLEGKPL
- the Cfl2 gene encoding cofilin-2, producing MASGVTVNDEVIKVFNDMKVRKSSTQEEIKKRKKAVLFCLSDDKRQIIVEEAKQILVGDIGDTVEDPYTSFVKLLPLNDCRYALYDATYETKESKKEDLVFIFWAPESAPLKSKMIYASSKDAIKKKFTGIKHEWQVNGLDDIKDRSTLGEKLGGSVVVSLEGKPL